From Zingiber officinale cultivar Zhangliang chromosome 5B, Zo_v1.1, whole genome shotgun sequence, the proteins below share one genomic window:
- the LOC121985823 gene encoding 40S ribosomal protein S9-2: MVHVSFYRNYGKTFKKPRRPYEKERLDAELKLVGEYGLRCKRELWRVQYALSRIRNAARELLTLDEKNPRRIFEGEALLRRMNRYGLLEEGQNKLDYVLALTVENFLERRLQTLVFKSGMAKSIHHARVLIRQRHIRVGRQVVNIPSFMVRVDSAKHIDFSLTSPFGGGRPGRVKRKNQKAAAKKAAGGDGDEDDEE, translated from the exons ATGGTGCATGTCAGTTTCTACCGCAACT ATGGGAAGACCTTCAAGAAGCCCCGCCGGCCCTACGAGAAAGAGCGGCTGGACGCGGAGCTGAAGCTAGTGGGCGAGTATGGCCTCCGATGCAAGCGCGAACTCTGGAGGGTTCAGTACGCTCTCAGCCGTATCCGGAACGCCGCTAGGGAACTGCTCACGCTCGATGAGAAAAACCCCCGCCGGATCTTTGAGGGCGAGGCCCTACTCCGGAGGATGAACCGTTACGGGCTCTTGGAGGAGGGGCAGAACAAGCTCGATTACGTCCTTGCGCTTACTGTGGAGAACTTTCTGGAGCGCCGCCTTCAGACGCTCGTCTTCAAGTCTGGGATGGCCAAGTCGATCCACCATGCTCGTGTCCTGATCAGGCAGCGCCACATCAG AGTTGGAAGGCAAGTTGTCAATATTCCTTCGTTCATGGTTAGAGTGGACTCCGCAAAGCACATTGATTTCTCATTAACTAGTCCATTTGGCGGTGGCCGCCCAGGAAGGGTTAAGAGAAAGAACCAGAAAGCTGCTGCAAAGAAAGCAGCCGGAGGAGATGGCGATGAGGATGATGAGGAATAA